A genome region from Nitrospira sp. includes the following:
- a CDS encoding sulfate ABC transporter substrate-binding protein, giving the protein MTFTHIVSALAIVLGLTTVTAAQAAESPSLLNVSYDPTRELYQEYNAAFIKHWKEKTGQTVAIKQSHGGSSKQARAVIDGLGADVVTLALAQDIDAISHRAGLLPENWQTRLPHNSAPYTSTIIFLVRKGNPKGIKDWSDLVQPGVAVITPNPKTSGVARWNYLAAWGYALKQAGGDDTKARDFITRLYTNVPVLDSGARGATTTFVERGIGDVLINWENEILLGGEELGKNKFDIIVPPASILAEPTVSLVDKVVDKKGTRAVAQAYLEYLYSDAGQDIAARHYYRPQSATVAAKYAGQFPKLTLFTINEVSGSWNVANKVHFVDGGVFDQVYQEISRTRK; this is encoded by the coding sequence ATGACTTTCACGCATATCGTCAGCGCCCTTGCGATCGTACTCGGGTTGACCACCGTCACAGCCGCGCAGGCTGCTGAGTCGCCATCACTCTTGAACGTGTCCTACGACCCGACCCGCGAGTTGTACCAGGAATATAACGCCGCCTTCATCAAACATTGGAAGGAAAAGACCGGCCAGACCGTCGCCATCAAACAGTCACATGGCGGTTCAAGCAAACAGGCACGAGCGGTCATCGACGGCCTCGGCGCAGACGTGGTAACGCTCGCGCTCGCACAGGATATCGACGCCATCTCCCACCGGGCCGGTTTGCTCCCGGAAAACTGGCAGACTCGCCTCCCCCACAACAGCGCACCGTATACCTCAACCATCATCTTCCTCGTGCGTAAAGGCAACCCGAAGGGCATCAAGGATTGGAGCGACCTGGTGCAGCCGGGCGTGGCGGTCATCACACCCAATCCGAAAACCTCCGGCGTCGCACGCTGGAACTACCTGGCGGCCTGGGGCTATGCCCTGAAACAAGCGGGCGGAGACGACACCAAAGCGCGGGACTTCATCACCCGTCTTTACACGAACGTGCCGGTGCTCGACTCAGGCGCGCGGGGCGCCACAACCACTTTCGTGGAGCGTGGCATCGGCGATGTGCTGATCAATTGGGAAAATGAAATCCTCCTGGGCGGCGAAGAATTGGGCAAGAACAAATTCGATATCATCGTGCCCCCGGCCAGTATTCTCGCGGAGCCCACGGTCAGCCTGGTGGACAAGGTCGTCGACAAGAAGGGCACGAGAGCAGTGGCGCAAGCCTACCTGGAATATCTCTACTCCGACGCGGGGCAGGATATCGCGGCCAGACACTACTATCGCCCTCAATCCGCCACAGTGGCGGCCAAATATGCCGGTCAGTTTCCGAAGCTGACGCTGTTCACCATCAATGAAGTGTCCGGCAGCTGGAATGTCGCCAACAAGGTCCACTTCGTGGACGGCGGCGTGTTCGACCAGGTCTATCAAGAGATTTCACGCACCAGAAAGTGA
- the cysT gene encoding sulfate ABC transporter permease subunit CysT gives MSILLKQPTVLPGFGLTLGFTLFYLSLIVLIPLAGLFVKASALTGDQFWQAVADPRTVASYQLTFGLSFVAALINAVFGIIIAWVLVRYSFPGRKFVDALVDLPFALPTAVAGIALTAVFSVNGWIGQYLEPLGIKVAFTPLGVLVALTFIGLPFVVRTVQPVIQDLEKEIEEAAASLGATRWKTITKVIFPEVFPALLTGFTSAFARALGEYGSVVFISGNMPMRTEITPLIIITKLEQYDYAGAAAIAVVMLVASFILLLIINGLQWWSGRRQVAV, from the coding sequence ATGTCGATCTTGTTGAAACAACCGACGGTGTTACCGGGCTTCGGACTCACACTCGGGTTTACCCTGTTCTATCTCAGCCTGATCGTGTTGATTCCGTTAGCCGGTCTGTTCGTGAAGGCGTCTGCGCTGACAGGGGACCAATTCTGGCAGGCCGTCGCGGACCCGCGGACGGTGGCCTCTTACCAATTGACATTCGGGCTGTCCTTCGTGGCAGCCCTCATCAATGCCGTCTTCGGCATCATCATCGCCTGGGTCCTCGTGCGCTATTCATTCCCGGGCAGGAAATTCGTGGATGCGCTGGTCGATCTTCCCTTCGCGCTCCCGACTGCCGTGGCCGGCATCGCCCTGACCGCCGTGTTCTCCGTCAACGGATGGATCGGCCAATATCTGGAGCCGCTGGGGATCAAGGTCGCATTCACACCGCTGGGCGTGCTGGTCGCCCTGACCTTTATCGGCCTCCCCTTCGTGGTGCGAACCGTCCAGCCGGTCATCCAGGATCTCGAAAAAGAAATCGAAGAGGCGGCCGCCAGCCTCGGCGCGACCCGTTGGAAAACCATTACCAAGGTGATCTTTCCTGAGGTGTTTCCCGCGCTGTTGACCGGTTTCACCTCCGCCTTCGCCAGGGCGCTGGGAGAGTATGGGTCCGTCGTCTTCATATCCGGCAACATGCCGATGCGGACGGAAATCACGCCGTTGATCATCATCACGAAACTGGAACAGTACGACTATGCCGGAGCGGCAGCCATCGCGGTCGTCATGCTGGTGGCCTCATTTATTCTGCTCCTGATCATCAACGGGCTGCAGTGGTGGAGTGGCAGACGGCAAGTGGCAGTGTAA